One stretch of Haloterrigena salifodinae DNA includes these proteins:
- a CDS encoding RNase P subunit p30 family protein: MYEAVHAHPDGESTVARFAKTAADYGFEGVVVRNHHDSRAEYDAEAIREEYGIDVVEGLEIRADDPQEASGSVGNYRTTETIVGVHGGTNAMNRFAVESEKVDVLAHPMADNGDVNHVLVKAAVENGVRLEFDLSGVLRTSGGRRVRVLQSLRKLEEIVGHYDAPYVVSANPRSHLELRAPRELTALGEEIGLSTAFVERGLAEWGRLAERNRRIQSESFIEPGVERGRYEEEP, encoded by the coding sequence ATGTACGAGGCCGTCCACGCCCACCCAGACGGAGAGAGCACGGTCGCCCGGTTCGCCAAGACGGCGGCCGACTACGGTTTCGAGGGCGTGGTCGTGCGCAACCACCACGACTCGCGCGCGGAGTACGACGCCGAGGCGATCCGCGAGGAGTACGGGATCGACGTCGTGGAGGGCCTCGAGATCCGCGCCGACGACCCCCAGGAGGCCAGTGGCTCCGTCGGGAACTATCGGACGACCGAGACGATCGTCGGCGTCCACGGCGGGACGAACGCCATGAACCGGTTCGCCGTCGAGAGCGAGAAGGTCGACGTACTCGCCCATCCGATGGCCGACAACGGCGACGTAAACCACGTGCTGGTGAAGGCGGCGGTCGAGAACGGCGTCCGCCTCGAGTTCGACCTCTCCGGGGTGCTCCGGACCAGCGGCGGACGTCGAGTCAGGGTCCTCCAGTCGCTGCGCAAACTCGAGGAGATCGTCGGCCACTACGACGCCCCCTACGTAGTCAGCGCGAACCCGCGCTCGCACCTCGAGTTGCGCGCTCCCCGCGAACTGACGGCGCTCGGCGAGGAGATTGGTCTCTCGACGGCGTTCGTCGAGCGAGGGTTAGCAGAGTGGGGGCGGCTCGCCGAGCGCAACCGCCGGATCCAGTCCGAGTCGTTCATTGAGCCCGGGGTCGAACGGGGTAGGTATGAAGAAGAGCCTTGA
- the tbsP gene encoding transcriptional regulator TbsP, translated as MTSNLLNHQIDDILDSVLEEATGDVYMVNPSGDAIEEFVSVATAFDGDLPSVHMLADERTLKDVMDDFIVASNAADLISEDALALRTLEEAPENSLLVTEDRVIAIVHAGDRVGGLVTDDESFVEDTYDTYAARWDDAAEFNLRTPPITAVRETLSEEISPEAEDDFTSILNSLETARGDGDGLDEVTISLLVAAKNEALLYDISKWGEDVGIASKATFSRTKTKLEDMGLIDTEKVPIDVGRPRLRLKIGDDRLQEADNGQLATVAQSILN; from the coding sequence ATGACCTCGAATTTACTCAACCACCAGATTGACGATATCCTCGACTCCGTACTCGAGGAGGCGACCGGGGACGTCTACATGGTCAACCCGTCGGGGGACGCCATCGAAGAGTTCGTTTCCGTCGCGACTGCGTTCGACGGCGACCTGCCGTCCGTCCACATGCTCGCTGACGAACGAACGCTAAAAGACGTCATGGACGACTTCATCGTCGCCTCGAACGCCGCGGACCTCATCAGCGAGGACGCCCTCGCGCTCCGCACGCTCGAGGAGGCGCCCGAGAACTCGCTTTTGGTCACCGAGGACCGAGTGATCGCCATCGTCCACGCCGGCGACCGCGTCGGCGGCCTTGTCACGGACGACGAGAGCTTCGTCGAAGACACCTACGACACCTACGCGGCCCGCTGGGACGACGCCGCCGAATTCAACCTCCGGACGCCGCCGATCACGGCCGTTCGCGAGACCCTCTCCGAGGAGATCAGCCCCGAGGCCGAGGACGACTTCACGTCGATCCTCAACTCGCTCGAGACCGCCCGCGGCGACGGCGACGGACTCGACGAAGTAACGATTTCGCTGCTCGTCGCGGCCAAGAACGAGGCCCTACTGTACGACATCAGCAAGTGGGGCGAGGACGTCGGCATCGCGTCCAAGGCCACGTTCAGCCGCACGAAGACCAAACTCGAGGATATGGGCCTCATCGACACCGAGAAGGTCCCGATCGACGTCGGTCGCCCGCGCCTTCGCCTGAAGATCGGCGACGACCGACTCCAGGAAGCGGACAACGGGCAGCTCGCGACGGTCGCACAGTCGATCCTCAACTAA
- the glyA gene encoding serine hydroxymethyltransferase encodes MEHEHVRDVDPAVADALEGEVDRQRETLQMIASENHVSQAVIDAQGSALTNKYAEGYPGSRYYGGCEYADEVEQLAIDRATELFGAEHVNVQPHSGTQANQAVYFAMLEPGDKILSLDLNHGGHLSHGHPANFVGQLYEVEQYEVDAETGYLDYEGLAEHAEEFEPDIIVSGYSAYPREIEWERIQEAADSVGALHLADIAHITGLVAAGVHPSPVGTADFVTGSTHKTIRSGRGGIVMCDEEYADDIDAAVFPGGQGGPLMHNIAGKAVGFKEALEPEFEDYAEQTVANAKALGERLAKNGFSLVSEGTDNHLVLVDLRESHPDTSGGDAEEALEEAGIVLNGNTVPGETRSPFDPSGIRAGTPALTTRGFDEDDCRTVADLITRVVDDPEDEAVLEEVREEVATLCDANPLYE; translated from the coding sequence ATGGAGCACGAGCACGTACGGGACGTCGATCCCGCCGTCGCCGATGCACTCGAGGGAGAGGTCGACCGCCAACGAGAGACGCTGCAGATGATCGCTAGCGAGAACCACGTCAGTCAGGCGGTCATCGACGCGCAGGGCAGCGCCCTGACGAACAAGTACGCCGAGGGCTATCCCGGCTCGCGCTACTACGGCGGCTGCGAGTACGCCGACGAGGTCGAACAGTTGGCCATCGACCGCGCGACCGAACTGTTCGGCGCCGAGCACGTCAACGTCCAGCCCCACTCGGGCACGCAGGCCAACCAGGCCGTCTACTTCGCGATGCTCGAGCCCGGCGACAAGATCCTCTCGCTGGATCTCAACCATGGCGGCCACCTGAGCCACGGCCACCCGGCGAACTTCGTCGGGCAGCTCTACGAGGTCGAACAGTACGAGGTCGACGCCGAGACGGGCTACCTCGACTACGAGGGGCTGGCCGAACACGCCGAGGAGTTCGAGCCGGACATCATCGTCTCCGGCTACTCCGCGTACCCGCGTGAGATCGAGTGGGAGCGCATCCAGGAGGCCGCCGACAGCGTCGGCGCGCTCCACCTCGCGGACATCGCCCACATCACCGGCCTCGTCGCCGCCGGCGTCCACCCCTCGCCGGTCGGCACCGCCGACTTCGTCACCGGCTCGACCCACAAGACGATCCGCTCGGGTCGGGGCGGCATCGTCATGTGCGACGAGGAGTACGCCGACGACATCGACGCGGCGGTCTTCCCCGGCGGACAGGGCGGCCCGCTCATGCACAACATCGCCGGCAAGGCCGTCGGCTTCAAGGAAGCCCTCGAGCCCGAGTTCGAGGACTACGCCGAACAGACCGTCGCCAACGCGAAGGCCCTCGGCGAGCGCCTCGCCAAAAACGGCTTCTCGCTGGTTTCGGAGGGCACGGACAACCATCTCGTCCTCGTCGATCTCCGCGAGAGCCATCCCGACACCTCCGGCGGCGACGCCGAGGAGGCCCTAGAGGAGGCCGGCATCGTCCTCAACGGGAACACGGTCCCCGGCGAGACGCGCTCGCCGTTCGATCCCTCGGGCATCCGCGCGGGCACGCCCGCGCTGACCACCCGCGGCTTCGACGAGGACGACTGCCGTACGGTGGCCGACCTGATCACCCGCGTCGTCGACGACCCCGAGGACGAGGCCGTCCTCGAGGAGGTCCGCGAGGAAGTCGCGACACTGTGTGACGCGAACCCGCTGTACGAATAA
- a CDS encoding serine hydrolase domain-containing protein: MDRRRVLATLGTVGATLATGASTSAAAQGGNDRSERGEGNWKDDGDDTESAVLKTGTDRIKATFDRQLEQELHHGAQLAIYHDGEFVVDTASGLSDPEGGETTTETRHVLFSCTKPYAAACVHLLAQRGELDYDDRVVEHWPDYAEEGTQKAKTTIRHVLSHQAGVPAVEIDGQAHLWSDPDAIAEGMEAAEPVYEPGTEPNYHTLSFGWLVGEIVRKVSGRRIDRFARDEIFEPLGMDNTSIGLPEGEEVDVATLVGFEPYDQITAASSGVQSGTNQDTADSFNSDFVQKQAIIPAANGIGTASDMLRFYACLLNGGKLEGTRLFTPETIDEWTSLQAETDDDMSRDVSGRFAMGFFLGGVVQSNLGVTAPPTAFGHAGLGSSVAWADPENDIAFAYVTNGIRERTEQDFRVGTMGDTVRHELSNQRSNPGRGRARGRWW; the protein is encoded by the coding sequence ATGGATCGACGACGTGTGCTTGCGACGCTCGGTACAGTGGGGGCAACGCTTGCTACCGGTGCGTCGACGAGCGCAGCAGCACAGGGGGGGAACGATCGATCCGAACGGGGAGAGGGGAACTGGAAGGACGACGGTGACGACACAGAGTCGGCAGTTCTGAAGACGGGCACCGATCGAATCAAGGCGACCTTCGATCGGCAGCTCGAACAGGAGCTCCACCACGGCGCCCAGCTGGCGATCTACCACGACGGGGAGTTCGTGGTCGATACGGCCAGCGGTCTCTCCGATCCGGAGGGGGGCGAAACGACCACGGAAACGCGACACGTTCTGTTTTCGTGTACGAAACCGTACGCCGCGGCCTGCGTCCATCTGCTCGCCCAGCGAGGCGAACTCGATTACGACGACCGCGTCGTCGAGCACTGGCCCGACTACGCTGAGGAGGGAACGCAGAAAGCGAAGACGACGATCCGCCACGTGCTCTCGCATCAGGCGGGCGTTCCGGCCGTCGAAATCGACGGCCAGGCTCACCTGTGGAGCGATCCGGACGCGATCGCCGAGGGAATGGAGGCGGCCGAACCGGTCTACGAGCCGGGGACGGAGCCGAATTACCACACGCTCAGCTTCGGCTGGCTGGTCGGGGAGATTGTTCGGAAGGTCTCCGGTCGACGGATCGACCGGTTCGCGCGGGACGAGATCTTCGAGCCCCTCGGAATGGACAACACCAGTATCGGGCTCCCCGAAGGCGAAGAGGTCGACGTCGCCACGCTAGTCGGCTTCGAACCCTACGACCAGATCACGGCGGCCAGTTCGGGCGTCCAGTCGGGAACGAACCAGGACACCGCCGATAGTTTCAACAGCGACTTCGTCCAGAAGCAGGCGATCATCCCGGCCGCGAACGGGATCGGAACGGCAAGCGACATGCTTCGGTTCTACGCCTGCCTGTTGAACGGCGGCAAACTCGAGGGCACGCGCCTGTTCACCCCGGAGACGATCGACGAGTGGACCTCGCTGCAGGCTGAGACCGACGACGACATGAGCCGGGACGTCTCCGGCCGGTTCGCGATGGGCTTCTTCCTCGGCGGCGTCGTCCAGAGCAACCTCGGCGTCACCGCGCCGCCGACGGCGTTCGGTCATGCCGGGCTCGGTAGCAGCGTCGCTTGGGCCGACCCCGAGAACGACATCGCCTTCGCGTACGTCACGAACGGCATTCGGGAGCGCACCGAACAGGACTTCCGCGTCGGCACGATGGGCGACACCGTCCGTCACGAACTCAGCAACCAGCGATCGAACCCGGGTCGCGGTCGCGCCCGGGGCCGCTGGTGGTAA
- the folD gene encoding bifunctional methylenetetrahydrofolate dehydrogenase/methenyltetrahydrofolate cyclohydrolase FolD, whose protein sequence is MTEIIDGDAVASQIRDDLTDAIETLADAGARPGLATVLMGDDPASQTYVNMKQRDCEEVGIESYHVDVDGDASPETLYDEIADLNANDDVHGYIVQAPVPDHVDYREVIRRVDPAKDVDGFHPENVGRLVAGDARFRPCTPHGVQKLLEAADVDTEGKDVTIVGRSDIVGKPLANLLIQKADDGNATVTVCHSRTDDLAAKTRSADIVVAAAGAPELVDGSMIGEGAVVIDVGVNRVDADNEKGYELVGDVEFESAKERASAITPVPGGVGPMTRAMLLYNTVKAASLQEDVDVDLP, encoded by the coding sequence ATGACCGAGATCATCGACGGCGACGCCGTCGCGAGTCAGATTCGAGACGACCTGACCGACGCGATCGAGACGCTCGCCGACGCGGGCGCGCGGCCGGGGCTGGCGACCGTGCTGATGGGCGACGACCCCGCAAGCCAGACCTACGTTAACATGAAGCAACGTGACTGCGAGGAGGTCGGCATCGAGAGCTACCACGTCGACGTCGACGGCGACGCCTCGCCCGAGACGCTGTACGACGAGATCGCCGACCTCAACGCGAACGACGACGTCCACGGCTACATCGTGCAGGCGCCCGTCCCGGACCACGTCGACTACCGCGAGGTCATCCGCCGGGTCGACCCCGCGAAGGACGTCGATGGCTTCCACCCCGAGAACGTCGGCCGGCTGGTCGCCGGCGACGCCCGCTTCCGTCCCTGCACTCCCCACGGCGTCCAGAAGTTGCTCGAGGCCGCGGACGTCGACACCGAGGGCAAGGACGTGACGATCGTCGGCCGCTCGGACATCGTCGGCAAGCCGCTGGCCAACCTGCTGATCCAGAAGGCCGACGACGGCAACGCGACGGTGACGGTCTGTCACTCCCGAACGGACGATCTCGCCGCGAAGACCCGAAGCGCGGACATCGTCGTCGCCGCCGCCGGCGCGCCGGAACTCGTCGACGGCTCGATGATCGGCGAGGGCGCGGTCGTGATCGACGTCGGTGTCAACCGCGTCGACGCGGACAACGAGAAGGGGTACGAACTCGTCGGCGACGTCGAGTTCGAGAGCGCGAAGGAACGAGCGAGCGCGATCACGCCCGTCCCGGGCGGTGTCGGTCCGATGACGCGAGCGATGTTACTCTACAACACGGTCAAGGCCGCGAGCCTGCAGGAAGACGTCGACGTCGACCTGCCCTGA
- a CDS encoding PqqD family protein, whose translation MSSHGPRAVPIRTADDWEETTVDGESRVTIYWTKTPGNRVDRFLFDLFGTSRERELALDPVGTTVWRHCDGDHTVAEIASVVADSHADERVAPVDETLAHFLMQLEERGLIRFDDG comes from the coding sequence ATGAGTTCGCACGGGCCGAGGGCCGTCCCGATCCGGACCGCCGACGACTGGGAGGAGACGACCGTCGACGGCGAGTCTCGAGTCACCATCTACTGGACGAAAACCCCGGGGAACCGGGTCGACCGGTTCCTGTTCGACCTCTTCGGAACGAGTCGGGAGCGGGAACTCGCGCTGGATCCCGTCGGGACGACGGTCTGGCGCCACTGCGACGGCGACCATACCGTCGCCGAGATCGCATCGGTCGTCGCGGACTCCCATGCCGACGAGCGCGTCGCCCCCGTCGACGAGACGCTCGCGCACTTTCTCATGCAACTCGAGGAGCGCGGGCTGATTCGGTTCGACGACGGGTGA
- a CDS encoding OPT family oligopeptide transporter: MAHGPSEEEPDTSESRTAREQTAESGPSPYVPAGKSVAELTIKAVAIGLALNVVMLTANMYLGMRSGMTISASIPAAVISMGLFYGLRQAGIGGTILENNIVQTMTSAGEALAAGVIFTIAGVTFLDQPIDIVSTAIVAILGGLLGVLFMIPMRRYLIVDKHEELPYPEGTACADVLEAGSRGDEGVKLISFGFLVSFVYMWLASGMAAFRTTIQTAFSAGETDGFAIGGDFTPALIGVGYIIGPRIAGYVFGGGLIAWMMLIPLLITGGFVPESAADAALMTQADAVWDEYIRYVGAGAMIVGGFYAVLSMRGTIADALGTAVAEIRGSGAAATGERKRTQRDLPMKVVVVGAALIALALVAVPQVQVGLLGGIIAVIAAFLFVAVSAYLVGVVGSSSNPVSGMAVATILIAALALRSTGVSDPVVVLVTASVVAIAAAVAGDTSQDLKTGYLLGATPRNQQIAQVIGIAISALFAGWVLYFFHQAYGIGSETIPAPQAGMMALISEGVLTGTAQWGMILIGAVFAFVLILMDVPVLPFAVGIYLPITLATPIFLGGLLRAGIDRYVARKDDEDGSLAEHTTSRGRIVAAGLITGEAIMGIVIGALYITGIGNAEGAPFPLGLGGQTQTILGVVAVVALVGLFVASVLRNAPDAADR; encoded by the coding sequence ATGGCGCACGGACCATCCGAAGAAGAACCGGATACGAGCGAGAGTCGCACAGCGCGCGAACAGACGGCGGAGAGCGGACCGTCCCCGTACGTCCCCGCGGGGAAGAGCGTGGCCGAACTCACGATCAAGGCGGTCGCGATCGGCCTCGCGCTCAACGTGGTGATGCTGACCGCGAACATGTATCTCGGGATGCGCTCGGGCATGACGATCAGCGCCTCCATCCCGGCGGCGGTCATCAGCATGGGCCTCTTCTACGGGCTCCGACAGGCCGGGATCGGCGGGACGATCCTCGAGAACAACATCGTCCAGACGATGACCTCCGCAGGCGAGGCGCTCGCGGCGGGTGTCATCTTCACGATCGCGGGCGTGACCTTCCTCGATCAACCGATCGACATCGTCAGCACCGCGATCGTGGCGATTCTGGGCGGTCTGCTCGGGGTCCTGTTTATGATCCCGATGCGCCGCTACCTCATCGTCGACAAACACGAAGAGCTTCCCTATCCGGAGGGGACGGCCTGTGCCGATGTACTCGAGGCGGGCTCGCGCGGCGACGAGGGCGTGAAACTCATCTCCTTTGGCTTCCTCGTGAGCTTCGTCTACATGTGGCTGGCCAGCGGGATGGCCGCCTTCCGGACGACGATCCAGACGGCGTTCTCGGCGGGTGAAACCGACGGGTTCGCCATCGGCGGCGACTTCACGCCCGCCCTGATCGGCGTCGGCTACATCATCGGACCGCGGATCGCCGGCTACGTGTTCGGCGGCGGGCTGATCGCCTGGATGATGCTGATCCCGCTGCTCATCACGGGCGGGTTCGTCCCCGAATCGGCCGCCGACGCGGCGCTGATGACCCAGGCCGACGCGGTCTGGGACGAGTACATCCGCTACGTCGGCGCGGGCGCGATGATCGTCGGCGGGTTCTACGCCGTGCTCTCGATGCGGGGCACGATCGCCGACGCGCTGGGAACCGCAGTCGCGGAGATTCGCGGCTCCGGGGCGGCCGCGACCGGCGAGCGCAAACGCACCCAGCGCGACCTCCCGATGAAGGTCGTCGTGGTCGGCGCCGCCCTGATCGCGCTCGCGCTGGTCGCGGTCCCGCAGGTCCAAGTCGGCCTGCTGGGCGGGATCATCGCCGTGATCGCCGCGTTCCTCTTCGTCGCCGTCTCGGCGTACCTGGTCGGGGTCGTCGGCAGCTCCTCGAACCCCGTCTCCGGGATGGCCGTGGCGACGATCCTGATCGCCGCGCTAGCGCTGCGATCGACCGGCGTCAGCGACCCCGTCGTGGTGCTGGTGACGGCCTCGGTCGTGGCCATCGCCGCGGCGGTCGCGGGCGACACCTCACAGGACTTGAAGACCGGCTACCTGCTCGGCGCAACCCCGCGAAACCAGCAGATCGCGCAGGTGATCGGGATCGCCATCTCGGCGCTGTTCGCCGGCTGGGTGCTGTACTTCTTCCACCAGGCCTACGGCATCGGGAGCGAGACCATCCCCGCGCCACAGGCCGGGATGATGGCGCTGATCTCCGAGGGCGTCCTCACGGGCACCGCCCAGTGGGGGATGATCCTCATCGGCGCCGTCTTCGCGTTCGTCCTGATCCTCATGGACGTCCCCGTCCTACCCTTCGCGGTCGGGATCTACCTGCCGATCACGCTCGCTACACCGATCTTCCTCGGCGGCCTGCTTCGGGCCGGCATCGACCGGTACGTGGCCCGGAAGGACGACGAGGACGGATCGCTCGCCGAGCACACGACCTCGAGGGGCCGGATCGTCGCGGCCGGGCTGATCACCGGCGAGGCGATCATGGGGATCGTCATCGGCGCGCTCTACATCACCGGGATCGGAAACGCCGAGGGAGCGCCGTTCCCGCTCGGACTCGGCGGCCAGACGCAGACGATCCTCGGCGTCGTCGCCGTCGTCGCGCTCGTCGGGCTCTTCGTGGCTAGCGTGCTCCGGAACGCACCCGACGCGGCGGACCGATGA
- a CDS encoding DUF7117 family protein: MKIRGERECKECGTRWSYYETGSVGCPACGSLHSVGVGDRNEHTDLQVTFDLTAIRNAIDDQPVGDLAERAREECREYVRRRGFVNAGTLRGLDDDYLAANELLHVADIVRREIDLEEREELYFLSLLRDADGGGPRSDGGQRPPAAEVPPGLRSARGLAAANAVRDYRRDIRTWAEDRDLTTAERGALETLGEHVTRIRMLDGDVDPRTADRLIEAARDLANGLCGDELAFTRAQDRLEDLEFGAGGSGGRFGN; this comes from the coding sequence ATGAAGATCAGGGGCGAGCGCGAGTGCAAGGAGTGCGGGACGCGGTGGTCGTACTACGAGACCGGCAGCGTCGGCTGTCCGGCCTGTGGGAGTCTCCACAGCGTCGGCGTCGGCGACCGGAACGAACACACCGATCTCCAGGTCACGTTCGATCTCACGGCGATCCGCAACGCCATCGACGACCAGCCCGTCGGCGACCTCGCCGAGCGGGCCCGCGAGGAGTGTCGGGAGTACGTCCGCCGGCGCGGCTTCGTCAACGCGGGCACGCTCCGGGGACTCGACGACGACTACCTGGCCGCAAACGAACTCCTCCACGTCGCCGATATCGTCCGCCGGGAGATCGACCTCGAGGAGCGCGAAGAACTCTACTTCCTCTCCTTGCTCCGGGACGCCGACGGCGGCGGTCCGCGATCCGACGGCGGCCAGCGGCCGCCCGCTGCGGAGGTCCCGCCCGGCCTCCGGAGCGCGCGCGGCCTCGCCGCCGCGAACGCCGTCCGCGACTACCGCCGGGATATCCGCACCTGGGCCGAGGATCGCGACCTGACGACCGCCGAGCGCGGCGCTCTCGAGACGCTCGGCGAACACGTCACCCGTATCCGGATGCTCGACGGCGACGTCGATCCCCGGACCGCCGATCGACTGATCGAGGCCGCCCGCGACCTGGCGAACGGCCTCTGCGGCGACGAACTCGCGTTTACCCGCGCGCAGGACCGCCTCGAGGACCTCGAGTTCGGAGCCGGCGGTTCGGGCGGCCGGTTCGGGAACTGA
- a CDS encoding PadR family transcriptional regulator — MYDLTGFQRDLLYVIAGEEEPHGLAIKEELENYYEKEIHHGRLYPNLDTLVDKGLVEKGRRDRRTNFYTLTRRGRRELEARREWEGQYVDL, encoded by the coding sequence ATGTACGACCTGACAGGATTCCAGCGAGATCTGCTGTACGTCATCGCCGGCGAGGAGGAGCCCCACGGGCTAGCGATCAAGGAGGAACTCGAGAACTACTACGAGAAGGAGATCCACCACGGTCGACTCTACCCGAACCTCGACACCCTCGTCGACAAGGGCCTCGTCGAGAAGGGACGGCGCGACCGCCGGACGAACTTCTACACCCTGACCCGGCGCGGTCGCCGCGAACTCGAGGCTCGTCGCGAGTGGGAGGGACAGTACGTCGACCTGTAA
- a CDS encoding MgtC/SapB family protein — MNEIALQIADAPLDETVVRIALAGALGMFLGLEREWSQKSAGIRTFSLISLLGAVFTLLVFESEIGETLLVLGGVLVIVQGVLLAVQGLLSEDDAGLSLTTSVSMLVAYGVGVLVAAGFIIEGVTVAVLSSLLLVLKRELHEFAWGLSHEEMRSTIEFAILAFVIYPVLPAKVTADVGGVSIPLEPQVIWLMVVAVAGIGIANYAIVSTYGGRGIAVTGFFGGLASSTAVVGTMLDHVNQRPEAASYAVAAILLANAAMAVRNLAIAVGFTVGSGSPILLEAVVPLGAVILVAFAVAAWTADWGESGPIELESPFSLKNALAFGAVFLVVLVFGSLAETWFGTLGFYATAVASGFVSSAGATTSAVVLYRGGQLGPAEATIAILLATVSSIVVKALLASTSSNDGFRNQVAVYSGLLLLGGAVATVAIVV; from the coding sequence GTGAACGAGATCGCGTTGCAGATCGCCGATGCGCCGCTGGACGAGACGGTCGTCCGGATCGCGCTGGCTGGAGCGCTGGGGATGTTCCTCGGCCTCGAGCGGGAGTGGTCCCAGAAGTCGGCCGGGATCCGGACGTTCTCGCTGATCAGCCTCCTCGGAGCGGTCTTTACGCTGCTGGTCTTCGAGAGTGAGATCGGCGAAACGCTGCTCGTTCTCGGCGGCGTGCTCGTGATCGTTCAGGGCGTCCTGCTGGCAGTTCAGGGGCTGTTGAGCGAGGACGACGCCGGCCTCTCGCTGACCACCTCGGTTTCGATGCTCGTCGCCTACGGCGTCGGCGTGCTGGTCGCCGCCGGCTTCATCATCGAGGGGGTCACGGTCGCCGTCCTCTCGTCGCTGCTGTTGGTCCTCAAGCGCGAACTCCACGAGTTCGCCTGGGGGCTCTCCCACGAGGAGATGCGCTCGACGATCGAGTTCGCCATCCTCGCGTTCGTCATCTACCCGGTCCTCCCCGCCAAGGTCACCGCGGACGTCGGCGGCGTCTCGATCCCGCTCGAGCCCCAGGTGATCTGGCTGATGGTCGTCGCGGTCGCCGGCATCGGCATCGCCAACTACGCGATCGTCTCGACGTACGGCGGCCGCGGCATCGCCGTGACCGGGTTCTTCGGCGGGCTGGCCTCGTCGACGGCCGTCGTCGGGACGATGCTCGACCACGTCAACCAGCGCCCCGAGGCCGCCTCCTACGCCGTCGCCGCAATCTTGCTGGCCAACGCGGCGATGGCCGTTCGCAACCTCGCCATCGCCGTCGGGTTCACCGTCGGCAGCGGGAGTCCGATCCTCCTCGAGGCCGTCGTCCCGCTAGGCGCGGTCATCCTGGTCGCGTTCGCCGTCGCCGCCTGGACCGCCGACTGGGGCGAGTCGGGTCCGATCGAACTCGAGTCCCCCTTCTCGCTGAAGAACGCGCTCGCGTTCGGCGCCGTCTTCCTCGTCGTCCTCGTCTTCGGGTCGCTGGCCGAGACCTGGTTCGGGACGCTCGGCTTCTACGCCACCGCCGTCGCCAGCGGCTTCGTCTCGAGCGCCGGCGCGACCACCTCGGCGGTCGTCCTCTATCGCGGCGGCCAACTGGGGCCTGCGGAGGCGACCATCGCCATCCTGCTTGCGACCGTCTCGAGCATCGTCGTCAAGGCCCTGCTCGCCTCGACGTCCTCGAACGACGGCTTCCGCAATCAGGTCGCGGTCTACAGCGGTCTGTTGCTGCTCGGCGGCGCGGTTGCGACGGTCGCGATCGTCGTCTAG